A stretch of the TM7 phylum sp. oral taxon 349 genome encodes the following:
- a CDS encoding tyrosine--tRNA ligase — MTLSEELTWRGFVNQMTFSDIKELDRETRTFYFGVDPSADSMQIGNLAAMMMCRQFIEYGYKPILLVGGATGMIGDPDGKKQERDLRNAETVARNVEGLRRQFVKIFNGKEFEIVDNADWFRDINYIDFLHQIGKHVSMTQLLDREFVQQRIGEGGSGISYGEFSYALIQGYDFLHLYREKGATLQLAGADQWGNSVTGVSLVRKLEGGDAHVFTTPLIINRQTGVKFGKSEGGAVWLDPNKTSPYQFYQFWLNCDDLTSEDLIKIYTLLERETVEALIDNHHLNPGERALQKTLAREVTDLVHGRERRESVERVTGVLFGELSVQKLNDIDLDALSAEIPTVSPQNVVSALVEAGACVSNGEARRLIANNAISVNGEKITADRELSGVNLIKRGKNGFVLVR, encoded by the coding sequence ATGACGCTGAGCGAAGAGTTAACCTGGCGCGGATTTGTCAATCAGATGACATTCTCTGATATCAAAGAACTTGACCGCGAGACGCGTACATTTTATTTCGGTGTTGACCCGAGCGCAGATAGTATGCAGATTGGCAATTTAGCAGCAATGATGATGTGTCGCCAGTTCATCGAGTATGGTTATAAGCCGATTTTGCTTGTCGGTGGCGCAACTGGAATGATCGGCGATCCAGACGGCAAAAAGCAGGAGCGCGATTTGCGTAATGCTGAGACAGTGGCGCGAAATGTTGAAGGCTTGCGGCGGCAATTTGTGAAGATTTTTAACGGCAAAGAGTTTGAAATTGTCGACAACGCTGACTGGTTCCGCGATATTAACTATATTGATTTTTTGCATCAAATCGGCAAGCATGTCAGCATGACGCAATTGCTTGATCGCGAGTTTGTGCAGCAGCGCATTGGCGAGGGCGGTAGCGGCATCAGCTATGGCGAGTTTAGCTATGCACTGATTCAGGGCTATGATTTTTTGCACTTGTATCGTGAAAAGGGCGCAACGCTGCAGTTGGCGGGCGCTGATCAGTGGGGCAATAGTGTTACGGGTGTAAGTTTGGTTCGCAAGCTTGAAGGTGGTGATGCGCATGTATTTACAACGCCGCTTATTATCAACAGGCAGACTGGCGTGAAGTTTGGCAAGTCTGAGGGCGGTGCAGTGTGGCTTGACCCGAACAAGACCAGTCCGTATCAATTCTATCAATTTTGGCTGAACTGCGATGATTTGACAAGTGAAGATCTCATTAAGATTTATACGCTGCTTGAGCGTGAGACAGTTGAAGCGCTGATTGACAATCATCATTTAAATCCAGGTGAGCGGGCGCTACAAAAAACTTTGGCACGCGAAGTTACTGACCTTGTACACGGTCGCGAGCGGCGTGAAAGTGTTGAGCGCGTCACGGGCGTGCTCTTCGGCGAACTAAGCGTTCAGAAGCTGAATGATATAGATCTTGATGCGTTGTCGGCAGAAATTCCGACCGTGTCGCCGCAAAACGTCGTCTCGGCGCTTGTTGAAGCGGGTGCATGTGTGAGTAACGGCGAAGCGCGACGCTTAATCGCTAATAACGCTATTAGCGTGAATGGAGAAAAGATTACTGCCGATCGCGAATTATCAGGCGTTAATTTAATTAAAAGAGGCAAGAACGGGTTCGTACTCGTTCGCTGA
- the radA gene encoding DNA repair protein RadA, whose translation MAKVRSQFVCQQCGASYPKWVGKCENCGEWNSLVEQVVHTVGNSVVARSAAHGNILKAQSMRSISAEASTARLGTGIADLDTVLGGGILPGGVMLLAGQPGIGKSTLLLQIAAHVSENVLVLYASGEESASQVKLRARRLGAVADDHLQFVASTSADDIAATIRSGAYKLVIIDSIQTLSLEEVTSAPGTVSQITNSSNAIIRAAKTSGAAVILVGHVTKEGSIAGPKVLEHLVDVVLQFEGDRYGGFKVVRAVKNRYGSTSEAAIFEMSERGLSVVENPSEALLAERQNADGSVVLATLEGNRPILVEIQALVNSTNFGYPKRTASGFDLNRLNLLIAVLEKRTKLKLSDKDIYINVVGGLKLADPAADLAVAMAIASAAAGRKLDDSLVVFGEVGLGGEIRSARLTDRRVAEAKKLGFTQAIAPKSGKKNSFVRGVCDLRQALIDYMK comes from the coding sequence GTGGCGAAAGTACGCAGTCAATTCGTGTGCCAGCAATGCGGTGCGAGCTATCCGAAGTGGGTCGGTAAGTGTGAGAACTGCGGTGAGTGGAACTCACTCGTGGAGCAAGTTGTGCACACGGTGGGCAATTCTGTAGTGGCACGGAGCGCTGCGCATGGCAATATATTGAAAGCGCAGTCAATGCGTTCAATCTCAGCAGAAGCATCAACCGCGCGCCTTGGCACGGGTATTGCCGATTTAGACACAGTATTGGGCGGCGGTATTCTACCGGGTGGTGTTATGCTGTTGGCCGGTCAGCCGGGTATTGGCAAGTCGACGCTATTGCTGCAAATAGCAGCGCATGTCTCTGAAAATGTGCTAGTGTTGTACGCGAGCGGCGAGGAATCAGCGTCGCAAGTTAAGCTGCGAGCTCGGCGCTTGGGCGCGGTAGCGGACGACCATTTGCAGTTTGTCGCAAGCACGAGTGCTGACGACATTGCGGCGACGATTCGCAGCGGCGCTTACAAACTTGTTATAATTGACAGCATTCAAACGCTTAGTCTTGAAGAGGTGACGAGCGCGCCGGGAACGGTCAGTCAAATTACCAACTCAAGCAACGCGATTATTCGTGCTGCTAAAACATCTGGTGCGGCAGTAATTTTAGTTGGGCATGTCACGAAAGAAGGTTCAATTGCCGGACCGAAGGTGTTGGAACATTTGGTTGATGTCGTGCTACAGTTTGAGGGCGACCGTTATGGTGGCTTCAAGGTAGTGCGTGCAGTGAAAAATCGTTACGGCTCAACCAGTGAAGCGGCGATCTTTGAGATGAGCGAGCGTGGCTTAAGTGTCGTCGAAAATCCGTCGGAGGCATTGCTTGCTGAGCGTCAAAACGCTGATGGATCAGTGGTGCTTGCTACGCTTGAAGGTAACCGCCCGATTTTGGTGGAGATTCAAGCCCTTGTCAATTCGACAAATTTCGGGTATCCTAAAAGGACGGCGAGTGGATTTGATTTGAATCGCCTCAACCTGCTGATTGCTGTGCTTGAGAAACGCACAAAACTGAAATTATCTGATAAAGACATTTATATCAATGTAGTAGGTGGGCTGAAACTAGCTGATCCAGCAGCTGATTTGGCTGTTGCAATGGCGATCGCTTCGGCAGCAGCAGGGCGCAAGCTAGATGATAGCTTAGTAGTGTTCGGTGAAGTTGGTCTGGGCGGTGAAATTCGCTCGGCACGATTAACTGACAGACGTGTTGCTGAGGCGAAAAAGCTTGGTTTTACTCAGGCGATTGCTCCAAAATCGGGCAAAAAGAATTCATTTGTGCGCGGCGTGTGTGATTTGCGTCAGGCGCTTATCGACTACATGAAGTAG
- a CDS encoding penicillin-binding protein: protein MGKKQGSTKKGVSVYSNLARKRQVKKDAKARKKAEYLATLPKHPLKRLLYRLHPKRVVKYWFSRQGLFMFMKIIGVCILLLVLAGTALFAYFRKDLDQINPDTLSQRVRTTVTKYYDRNNKLLWEDKGDGDYTLVVDHKNIAPCMDQATVAIEDKDFYKHGGISISGIVRALLSNAQGNAVQGGSTLTQQLIKQVFFRDEATKRGLAGIPRKIKEIILAVEVEHMYSKEQILGLYLNESPYGGRRNGVESAAQTYFGKSSKDLNLSECTLLAAIPNNPSAYNPYNVAGRNALLARQRKVIDSMVEMKYISKEQANQAKSVAIMDTVKPLADQYSNVKAPHFVQMVKEQLEGELGKTIVGEGGLTVKTTLDIDVQNLLESNMTAMFNGSMTSRDCNYRNCPNYAGFTNGAAAIEDTKTGQLLALIGSRDFNYAGFGQDNAAKAFIQPGSSIKPFVYAQLFSDQGSGKQNYGSGSTLTDTKTTFPGNYTPQNADNKFQNNINIRQALDRSRNIPAVKAMAINEQNNSGSTWSLIRATGNKYYCTNGADAQAGLSSALGSCGTRLIDHVNAYSTLGRQGVYMPQTSIIKVANSNGETLKEYKASSKQVVNPQAAYIVTDILGDAKARAGLGWNQDYLPALTGIGVHAAVKTGTSNGEKNGRVASKDIWAAGYTPSLSMAVWFGNSDTSVLKSGNSLISAMFFDKTMAAVSKLYADQKKLSLSDWYTTPSGIQNIKGEIFPSYYNKSTGTSTAKMTFDKVSKKKATSCTPEDAKIEIGVIKARDDFTKKEIITSTDGSYDTNADDDAHQCDDAKPTVSVSTTSSGTVSVTYTHGRYTLQSIELLSGSTVVASKQIDSNGTWTLSPTDLASAANGTITAKVTDVGYYTATNSTSYQKSSSSSSGS, encoded by the coding sequence GTGGGGAAAAAACAGGGATCAACGAAAAAAGGCGTGAGCGTTTATTCTAACCTCGCCCGCAAACGGCAAGTTAAAAAAGACGCTAAGGCACGAAAGAAAGCAGAGTATTTAGCAACGCTACCGAAACATCCGCTGAAGCGCCTACTGTACCGGTTACATCCGAAACGCGTAGTGAAGTACTGGTTTAGCAGGCAGGGACTGTTCATGTTCATGAAAATTATCGGCGTATGTATATTGCTGCTCGTGCTGGCAGGAACAGCGCTTTTTGCTTATTTTCGCAAAGATCTTGACCAAATTAACCCTGACACACTATCACAGCGCGTACGCACCACAGTAACAAAATATTACGACCGCAATAATAAACTGTTATGGGAAGATAAAGGCGACGGCGACTATACACTGGTTGTTGACCATAAAAATATTGCACCGTGCATGGATCAAGCAACAGTCGCGATTGAAGACAAGGATTTTTATAAACATGGCGGCATTAGCATTTCCGGCATCGTACGCGCTCTGCTGAGCAATGCCCAGGGAAATGCTGTTCAGGGCGGCTCAACCCTAACGCAGCAGCTGATCAAACAAGTGTTCTTCCGCGATGAAGCAACAAAACGCGGGCTAGCAGGTATTCCGCGCAAAATTAAAGAGATTATTTTGGCAGTTGAGGTTGAGCACATGTATAGCAAAGAGCAAATCTTAGGGCTGTATCTAAACGAATCACCATATGGCGGTCGGCGCAATGGCGTTGAGTCAGCGGCGCAAACATATTTTGGCAAGTCATCGAAAGATTTGAATTTGTCGGAGTGTACATTGCTCGCAGCAATTCCCAACAATCCGAGCGCATACAACCCATACAACGTCGCTGGACGCAATGCTCTACTCGCACGTCAGCGCAAAGTGATTGATAGTATGGTTGAGATGAAATACATCTCTAAGGAGCAAGCAAATCAAGCAAAAAGTGTCGCTATTATGGACACTGTGAAACCACTTGCCGATCAGTATTCCAATGTGAAAGCACCCCATTTCGTGCAAATGGTCAAAGAGCAGCTAGAGGGAGAACTCGGCAAAACGATCGTTGGCGAAGGCGGATTAACAGTAAAGACGACTCTCGACATTGACGTGCAGAATTTGCTGGAATCAAATATGACAGCGATGTTCAATGGCAGCATGACAAGTCGTGACTGTAACTATCGAAATTGTCCGAACTATGCTGGGTTTACGAACGGCGCAGCAGCGATTGAAGATACAAAAACCGGACAATTACTCGCATTAATAGGTAGTCGCGATTTTAATTATGCTGGATTTGGTCAAGACAATGCCGCAAAAGCATTTATCCAGCCGGGGTCGTCAATCAAGCCGTTTGTCTATGCACAGCTGTTCAGTGACCAAGGCAGTGGCAAGCAAAATTACGGCAGCGGGTCAACACTCACCGACACCAAAACAACATTCCCGGGCAATTATACGCCGCAGAACGCCGACAATAAATTTCAAAATAACATTAATATCCGCCAGGCGCTTGACCGTTCACGTAACATACCTGCCGTTAAGGCAATGGCGATTAACGAGCAGAACAATTCTGGAAGCACCTGGTCTCTCATTCGTGCCACCGGTAATAAGTACTATTGCACTAATGGCGCCGACGCGCAGGCTGGTCTGTCAAGTGCGCTTGGTAGCTGCGGCACACGGCTTATTGATCATGTCAATGCCTACTCAACATTAGGTCGCCAGGGCGTCTATATGCCGCAGACATCAATTATAAAGGTCGCGAACAGCAATGGCGAAACGCTTAAGGAATATAAGGCATCAAGCAAACAAGTCGTCAATCCGCAGGCGGCATACATCGTGACCGATATCCTAGGAGACGCAAAGGCGCGTGCCGGGCTTGGCTGGAACCAAGATTATTTACCGGCGCTCACCGGGATTGGTGTTCATGCCGCCGTCAAAACAGGAACAAGCAACGGCGAGAAGAACGGTAGAGTTGCATCAAAAGATATTTGGGCAGCCGGCTACACACCAAGTCTATCAATGGCAGTGTGGTTTGGTAACTCTGACACGTCAGTACTCAAGAGCGGCAACTCTCTCATCTCTGCAATGTTCTTTGATAAAACAATGGCAGCCGTATCAAAGCTATACGCCGACCAGAAGAAGCTGTCGCTGAGCGATTGGTACACAACACCAAGCGGTATTCAAAATATTAAAGGAGAGATCTTTCCCTCGTATTACAATAAATCGACTGGTACGTCAACAGCAAAAATGACGTTTGACAAGGTATCAAAGAAGAAGGCAACCTCATGTACACCAGAAGATGCAAAGATTGAGATTGGCGTTATCAAGGCAAGAGACGACTTTACCAAAAAAGAAATTATTACCTCGACTGATGGCAGCTATGACACCAATGCCGACGACGACGCACACCAATGCGACGATGCCAAACCAACTGTGTCAGTCAGCACAACATCAAGCGGCACCGTCTCCGTCACATATACACATGGACGCTACACACTTCAGTCAATTGAGTTATTGTCCGGCAGTACGGTTGTTGCTAGTAAACAAATCGACAGCAATGGTACATGGACGCTGTCACCAACCGATTTAGCGTCTGCTGCAAATGGTACAATCACCGCAAAAGTAACTGACGTTGGCTACTACACCGCAACGAATAGTACGAGCTATCAAAAGAGTAGCAGCTCATCAAGCGGTAGTTAG
- a CDS encoding ATP-dependent Clp protease ATP-binding subunit, whose product MMPEDFADFISHLTDNARASVQHADAIARGNGSNYIGTEHLLLGVLAQGSSSAAKVLADAGVTLQQAEIALDIKPSRVVTSTGVVGLSETAMLTLRMAWEAAKEYNHDFLGTEHILYSVLRQGNARATTLLRDMGVDVDKLMSELEDSFEENRNEHGNIATEPRRRAVRGGALSVFGIDLTAKAAASELDTMIGRDKELERMITILSRRTKNNPVLIGEPGVGKTAIVEGLAQRIVHEDVPAHLLDKRVIMLDMAAMIAGTKYRGEFEDRLKKVVAEIKKQANIIVFIDELHLLVGAGAAEGSMDAANILKPALARGELHMIGATTLDEYRKHIEKDAALERRFQTIVVKEPTITQTIAILKGLKSYYEKHHGVTITDSVIESAVYMSDRYVSDRFMPDKAIDVLDEAAARVRVKQGHVPSRQRDYLKELKHLNERMEEAVTHEDYERAALYKQRISQINEKLEVEKIAQEGKRAIQLTDDDVAHAIAVMTDIPVEKVQTSEAKLLQQLEKHLSKYIIGQREAIQKVARAIRRSRSGVASSRRPIGSFVFMGPTGVGKTQLAKVLAREVFGSEDALVKIDMSEFGEKHNTSRLVGAPAGYVGYEDGGKLTDKIRRQPYSVVLFDEIEKAHPDVFNLLLQLLEDGVLTDAKGREVSFRNTIIILTSNLGADQMMKESELGFRARSIKNGQLDSLHERNARLTHDALEKYMRPELINRFDGVITFRALTRSEVGKIFDLLIGELRQRLVRQGLALKVAPAAKRYLIDKGYTVKFGARPLRRVIEDEVEHAIAEGVLANSYQKGDILEVVLAEGAIAIERRSETETN is encoded by the coding sequence ATGATGCCAGAGGATTTTGCAGATTTTATTTCACATTTGACTGATAATGCACGCGCTAGCGTGCAACATGCTGATGCGATTGCACGTGGTAACGGAAGCAATTATATTGGAACCGAACATTTATTACTAGGTGTATTGGCGCAGGGATCGAGCTCAGCGGCAAAAGTGCTTGCAGATGCGGGTGTAACACTGCAGCAGGCAGAAATAGCGCTTGATATCAAACCGTCGCGCGTCGTGACAAGTACGGGCGTAGTAGGTTTAAGCGAAACGGCGATGTTGACGTTACGTATGGCGTGGGAAGCTGCTAAAGAATATAATCACGATTTTTTGGGCACTGAGCATATTCTGTATAGCGTGTTACGCCAAGGAAATGCGCGGGCTACGACGTTGTTACGCGACATGGGTGTAGACGTTGATAAATTAATGAGTGAGCTTGAGGACTCATTTGAGGAGAATCGCAATGAGCATGGAAATATCGCGACTGAGCCGCGGCGGCGAGCGGTACGTGGCGGTGCGCTTAGTGTGTTCGGAATTGACTTGACAGCGAAAGCGGCGGCAAGCGAGCTTGACACAATGATTGGGCGCGATAAAGAGTTGGAACGTATGATTACTATTCTTAGCCGGCGTACAAAAAATAATCCTGTACTGATTGGTGAGCCGGGTGTTGGTAAGACGGCTATCGTTGAGGGTTTGGCGCAGCGTATCGTGCACGAGGATGTGCCGGCACATTTACTTGACAAACGCGTGATTATGTTAGATATGGCGGCGATGATCGCAGGTACGAAATATCGCGGCGAGTTTGAAGACCGATTGAAAAAGGTCGTCGCAGAAATCAAAAAGCAAGCGAATATTATCGTATTCATTGATGAGCTGCATTTGCTAGTGGGAGCAGGTGCGGCTGAGGGAAGTATGGATGCGGCAAACATTTTGAAGCCGGCGCTTGCCCGCGGCGAGTTGCATATGATTGGCGCAACAACGCTTGATGAATATCGTAAGCATATCGAAAAAGATGCAGCTTTAGAACGACGTTTTCAGACGATTGTCGTAAAAGAACCAACGATTACGCAAACGATTGCAATTTTAAAAGGGCTGAAAAGCTATTATGAAAAACATCACGGAGTGACGATTACCGACAGTGTGATTGAGTCGGCGGTGTATATGAGCGACCGCTATGTATCTGATCGGTTTATGCCAGATAAAGCAATTGATGTACTTGATGAAGCTGCAGCGCGCGTGCGAGTTAAGCAAGGACATGTACCGAGCCGGCAGCGTGATTATCTGAAAGAACTCAAACATTTGAATGAGCGCATGGAAGAGGCGGTCACACATGAAGACTATGAGCGGGCGGCGCTCTACAAGCAGCGGATTAGCCAAATTAATGAAAAGCTAGAGGTTGAAAAAATCGCGCAAGAGGGTAAACGAGCGATTCAGCTAACCGATGACGATGTGGCACATGCTATCGCGGTGATGACGGATATTCCAGTCGAAAAAGTACAGACCAGTGAGGCAAAATTGTTGCAACAGCTTGAAAAGCATTTAAGTAAGTATATTATTGGACAACGTGAAGCGATCCAGAAAGTGGCGCGGGCGATTCGACGTAGCCGCTCTGGCGTAGCAAGCAGCCGTCGCCCGATTGGTAGCTTCGTGTTTATGGGACCGACAGGTGTAGGTAAAACGCAACTTGCTAAGGTGCTAGCACGTGAAGTGTTTGGCAGCGAAGATGCGCTTGTCAAAATTGATATGAGTGAGTTCGGTGAAAAGCATAATACATCGCGACTTGTTGGCGCGCCGGCAGGTTATGTTGGCTACGAAGATGGCGGTAAGCTGACTGACAAGATTCGGCGCCAGCCTTACAGCGTTGTATTATTTGACGAAATTGAAAAAGCACATCCGGATGTATTTAATTTACTATTACAGCTGCTTGAAGATGGCGTGTTGACCGACGCAAAAGGCAGGGAAGTAAGCTTTCGTAATACGATTATCATTCTGACGAGCAACCTTGGTGCCGATCAAATGATGAAAGAATCGGAACTTGGATTTCGTGCGCGCAGCATAAAAAACGGACAGCTTGATTCGTTGCATGAGCGCAATGCCCGCTTAACGCATGATGCGCTTGAAAAGTACATGCGACCAGAGCTTATTAATCGTTTTGATGGTGTTATCACGTTCCGCGCGCTCACGCGGTCGGAAGTTGGTAAAATTTTTGATTTGCTGATCGGTGAGTTGCGTCAGCGACTTGTGCGTCAAGGTTTGGCACTGAAGGTTGCGCCCGCAGCGAAACGATATCTAATTGATAAGGGGTACACTGTTAAATTCGGTGCACGTCCATTACGTCGCGTTATTGAAGACGAAGTCGAGCATGCGATTGCTGAGGGAGTTTTAGCAAATTCATACCAAAAAGGTGATATTCTAGAAGTAGTGTTGGCCGAGGGGGCAATTGCGATTGAACGGCGTAGTGAGACTGAAACGAACTAG
- the nusA gene encoding transcription termination/antitermination protein NusA — translation MQDLNVKQMTLAMRTIAEEKALPEDVVLGVIEQAIAAAWRRDNGEREQNVRAELNINDGTAKVSVVKTVVEDVENDINQISLEDAQKIDKNAELGSEVVMETHDVTSFGRVAAQTAKQVVIQRLREAEREVVLAEFEDKIGTVVTGVVQRVEPRVVRVELGKATGILPQSEQIQGEHYSVGQRLRVFIKDIERDGRGAQLVLSRGNEAFIEYLFRQEVPEMETGAVEIKGIAREAGRRTKLAVASLVPGVDPVGTFVGGHGTRVNAVMNEIGDQEKIDIVTYDENIDTYIRNALSPAEIVKVEIDKEHKSAKVYVTEDQQSIAIGRGGQNVRLASRLTGYELDIETAAAKPVEKKPRTNIEDGLFAAIEDQE, via the coding sequence ATGCAAGATTTGAACGTAAAACAAATGACGTTAGCAATGCGTACGATTGCCGAAGAGAAAGCGCTTCCTGAGGATGTCGTGCTGGGTGTAATTGAGCAAGCAATCGCTGCGGCGTGGCGCCGCGATAACGGCGAGCGCGAGCAAAACGTACGCGCCGAACTCAATATTAATGATGGCACAGCGAAAGTGTCGGTCGTGAAAACAGTTGTTGAGGATGTTGAAAACGACATTAACCAAATTAGTTTGGAAGATGCACAAAAAATTGATAAAAACGCTGAGCTTGGTAGTGAAGTCGTGATGGAAACACACGACGTTACGAGTTTCGGGCGCGTGGCGGCGCAGACTGCCAAGCAGGTCGTAATTCAACGCTTACGTGAAGCAGAGCGCGAGGTTGTGCTGGCTGAATTTGAAGATAAAATTGGTACGGTTGTGACGGGCGTTGTACAGCGCGTAGAGCCGCGCGTTGTGCGTGTTGAGTTAGGCAAAGCGACGGGTATTTTACCGCAAAGCGAGCAAATTCAAGGAGAACATTATTCAGTTGGACAGCGTCTCAGGGTATTCATTAAGGACATTGAGCGCGACGGGCGTGGCGCACAGCTGGTGCTTAGTCGTGGCAATGAAGCTTTTATTGAATATCTATTCCGTCAGGAAGTACCAGAAATGGAAACAGGTGCGGTCGAAATCAAAGGCATTGCGCGCGAGGCGGGTCGCCGCACGAAGTTGGCAGTTGCGAGCTTAGTGCCGGGCGTTGATCCGGTTGGCACATTCGTTGGCGGGCACGGCACACGCGTTAACGCGGTAATGAATGAGATTGGCGATCAGGAAAAAATTGATATTGTAACCTACGACGAGAATATTGATACATATATCCGTAATGCACTTAGCCCAGCGGAAATCGTGAAAGTTGAAATTGATAAAGAACATAAATCAGCGAAAGTCTACGTTACAGAAGATCAACAATCAATCGCGATCGGTCGCGGCGGACAAAACGTACGTCTGGCGAGCCGCTTAACGGGCTACGAATTGGATATTGAAACAGCAGCTGCCAAGCCGGTTGAGAAAAAACCACGTACAAACATTGAAGATGGGCTGTTTGCGGCGATTGAAGATCAAGAATAG
- a CDS encoding HAD-IIB family hydrolase produces MKKVLAFDLDDTLAVTKSPISDRMAALLGRLLEYYDVCVITGGTFKQIRLQVIDRLSVSPQQLARFHAMPTCGTRYYRYDTLRNEWELQYAEDLSEKERAHIIDVLEKTAKDMGIWCDKPAGKIIEDRISQITMSALGQQATPEDKYAWAEKFKDVRPVYRDKVAEQLPGLEVRIGGTTSTDITRPGIDKAYGIGKLIDALDISKDEVLFFGDKLNEGGNDYPVKAMGIDSIAVDGWETTAYALDGVLGVTE; encoded by the coding sequence ATGAAGAAGGTGCTGGCATTTGATTTGGACGATACGTTGGCGGTGACAAAATCGCCGATTAGCGACCGTATGGCGGCGTTGCTGGGTCGTTTGCTAGAGTATTATGATGTCTGTGTGATTACAGGTGGCACGTTCAAACAAATTCGCTTGCAAGTAATTGACCGCTTGAGTGTATCGCCGCAGCAACTGGCGCGCTTTCATGCGATGCCGACTTGCGGCACGCGCTACTACCGGTACGATACGCTTAGGAACGAATGGGAGTTGCAATACGCTGAGGACTTGAGCGAGAAGGAGCGTGCACATATTATTGACGTACTCGAAAAAACCGCTAAAGACATGGGAATTTGGTGCGACAAGCCAGCAGGAAAAATTATTGAAGACCGTATTAGCCAAATCACGATGTCGGCGCTTGGGCAGCAAGCGACGCCTGAGGACAAATACGCGTGGGCAGAGAAATTCAAAGATGTGCGTCCGGTATATCGCGACAAAGTTGCCGAACAGCTGCCAGGACTTGAGGTAAGAATCGGCGGTACGACGAGCACGGATATCACACGCCCGGGCATTGATAAGGCGTATGGTATCGGCAAACTGATCGACGCGCTTGACATTTCTAAAGATGAAGTGCTCTTTTTTGGAGACAAACTCAATGAGGGCGGTAACGACTATCCGGTTAAAGCGATGGGCATTGACAGTATTGCGGTTGATGGCTGGGAAACAACGGCATATGCGTTAGACGGCGTGCTCGGCGTGACGGAATAA
- a CDS encoding IS1595 family transposase: MSNIPNFASNKKCWRLINKLVFGEEVSCPLCGCELQENYLSRYLWCKICRKKLRATAWHGSWLYGMKLSSKQLFKLIWCWQNRKSVEAAILFAGVSYPTVARWFSRFRENLPDAATMLEGLIQADESYFSKLKSKQATYIVTGAIEQDTGRLALRITGGFHDGRSQDVLEQFIQDSVKPGSLIITDKWYGYDELPLLGYEHESHNHSRGDFANTNKAELIWSVAKRHMRKLYGQRILTHQLEELCKEWMARANRPKLFEDPMTYLRFTLDVPG, from the coding sequence ATGTCTAACATACCAAACTTTGCCAGCAATAAGAAGTGCTGGAGGCTTATCAACAAGCTTGTCTTTGGGGAGGAGGTGTCGTGCCCGCTCTGCGGGTGCGAGCTGCAAGAAAACTACCTCTCAAGATATCTCTGGTGCAAAATATGCCGCAAAAAGCTCAGAGCCACTGCCTGGCATGGTTCCTGGCTGTATGGCATGAAGCTGTCGTCCAAACAACTATTCAAGCTAATCTGGTGCTGGCAGAATCGTAAAAGTGTTGAGGCAGCTATACTGTTTGCTGGCGTTAGTTATCCAACTGTAGCTAGATGGTTCTCCCGCTTTCGAGAGAACCTGCCAGACGCTGCAACAATGCTAGAAGGCTTAATCCAAGCCGACGAAAGCTACTTCTCAAAGCTCAAGAGTAAACAAGCTACCTACATAGTTACTGGCGCCATTGAGCAGGATACCGGGCGCTTAGCCTTGCGTATAACCGGCGGCTTCCATGACGGACGAAGCCAAGATGTGCTTGAACAGTTCATCCAAGACAGCGTAAAACCAGGCAGCCTAATTATTACCGACAAATGGTACGGTTACGACGAATTACCGCTCCTAGGCTACGAGCATGAAAGCCACAACCACAGCAGAGGCGACTTTGCTAATACCAACAAAGCTGAGCTAATTTGGAGCGTAGCCAAGCGCCACATGCGCAAACTCTACGGACAACGCATCCTAACCCACCAACTAGAAGAACTCTGCAAAGAATGGATGGCAAGAGCCAACCGCCCCAAGCTATTCGAGGACCCGATGACTTACCTGCGCTTTACTTTGGATGTTCCGGGTTAG